The DNA window CGCCCGCCTTTTGAGGAGGTCTTGTCATGAATGACCGAAATCGTATGTCGACGGCTGTCGAAAGCGCCGGCTGAGCGACGTGGAAAACACGCGGCAAATTCCAAGCAGTTTCCGATCGCAGGCCGAAGCCTTTGGCTATTTCGATTGCCTGGACGCAGCCTCGGTCGGCGAACTCACCGGTCTTTGGCAGGGTCATGGCATCGCGTCCGGCCACCCGCTGGACGGCGTCCTGGAAAATCTCGGATGGTACGGCAAGCGCTTCAGGTCTGATCGTAGAGCCGATGCTCTGCTATTTGCGGTAGGACCTCACCGGCTCGTGGCGATCGACCCGGGAATGATCCCTTTGAAACTCGCCTTCCGCTTTCATCGCGTCGGGCGGACCAGGGCGGCGCGCGGCTGGTTTTCGTATCTGCAGAAGATGTGGCGGGCAAAGGGGCCGGTCGCCTCCCTGCGATCGATGTCCTTCCGAGGCAAGACGAGCGCTGCAATGGTCTATGACAGTCAGCCGATCACCGACTATTTCCGCAGAATTGATGATGATCGGCTCCTCGGCGTGATGGCAGCCGAGGGCGACGATCGGCATTATTTTTTTGTTCTCATGCGCATAAAGACGGAGGCCTAGGACGCCGGAGCCGGCCCGCTTTCGACAGTCGGCAGGCCGTCAATGGCTTCTGTGGCCGGCTTCCCTCACGCGCTTTTCGGTTTCTTCTGGGCGCGGGCGGGG is part of the Rhizobium jaguaris genome and encodes:
- a CDS encoding DUF4334 domain-containing protein, with protein sequence MDAASVGELTGLWQGHGIASGHPLDGVLENLGWYGKRFRSDRRADALLFAVGPHRLVAIDPGMIPLKLAFRFHRVGRTRAARGWFSYLQKMWRAKGPVASLRSMSFRGKTSAAMVYDSQPITDYFRRIDDDRLLGVMAAEGDDRHYFFVLMRIKTEA